A single region of the Micropterus dolomieu isolate WLL.071019.BEF.003 ecotype Adirondacks linkage group LG02, ASM2129224v1, whole genome shotgun sequence genome encodes:
- the vasnb gene encoding vasorin b isoform X1: protein MKKVRYKCNTLTVTCFERERERESAHAENYRVWSFIGELRCLDKDTSAAALPTFLRSSGLSMERERVCTMKVFLTSLMPFLLFLVLPDGTLSNDCPKDCTCSTPESILCFQRRSSTIPKGVPTFTKSLYLFSNGIEGLTTEDFDGLDNLEMLDLSQNKLTELPERVFEPLTSLRNLDLSSNQITHISEECFQGLALLERLYLYSNVIETIHPAAFNGLEHLLELKLQGNQLRSLPALSMPQLLLLDLRFNVLPTLGPSDLQTPNLESLKLGGVGLTSLNKELIGGLKNLHELDISGNQLESFPSVLKETQGLIHLSLAGNPMGPLKFQDLQGHQLQELDISSLSLQALPEELPQLLPNLRKLTVAENPFNCLCTLAWFPRWLRAQSITLERTEETRCHFPPINAGKVLERLEHRDFGCPTTTTVTTSTVKTTNMPPVPVTTFPSTTRAIPVPRASDNPRDKDDHSPQPPLPASPSSSSMDPDEEQHFCPSHTCLNGGTCRLDQHGQVECTCPHGTFGTYCEVKNHHLPSPPEAEFPTATVTVDAPDICSHQATATSILLDLHRYIEMRPYIRGIRLTYRNLSGPDRRPIQLSLPASFPEYRLRGLKPNSTYTVCASPLGAPSGIDSVCTEAQTATESTMRPDAQIDNQTLTTMLVPAIAILLVLVLIAVAVGVVCYLRRKRAKGHLDLDCEPSQLELDGVKAGLDNGALPQKEPQLMIPEPAVQNGNLEYEVLLLQDHCTSNNNMSLHKPSYF from the coding sequence GCTGAgcatggagagagaaagagtctGCACCATGAAGGTTTTTCTCACTTCGCTGATGCCCTTTCTGCTCTTCCTCGTCCTTCCTGATGGCACCTTGTCCAACGACTGCCCGAAGGACTGCACCTGCTCCACGCCAGAGTCCATCTTATGTTTCCAGAGACGCTCCTCTACTATTCCAAAGGGAGTGCCCACATTCACAAAAAGCCTTTACCTCTTTTCCAATGGCATTGAGGGCTTGACAACTGAGGACTTTGATGGTCTAGACAACCTGGAAATGCTGGACCTCAGTCAAAACAAATTGACTGAACTTCCTGAAAGGGTGTTTGAACCTCTGACCTCTTTGAGAAACCTGGACTTGTCATCCAACCAGATCACCCACATTTCAGAGGAATGCTTCCAGGGTTTGGCACTGCTTGAGCGCCTTTATTTGTATAGTAATGTTATTGAGACCATCCACCCTGCAGCCTTTAATGGCTTGGAGCACCTGCTGGAACTCAAACTGCAGGGCAACCAGCTGAGATCCCTGCCTGCTCTCTCAATGCCccaactgctgctgctggacctTCGCTTTAATGTCTTACCCACCTTAGGTCCTTCAGACCTCCAGACCCCAAACCTGGAGTCGCTTAAATTGGGTGGTGTGGGGCTCACCAGTCTGAATAAGGAGCTAATAGGTGGTCTGAAGAACCTCCACGAACTGGACATCTCAGGAAACCAACTTGAGTCCTTCCCCTCAGTGCTAAAGGAGACCCAGGGGCTGATTCACCTCAGCCTGGCTGGGAACCCAATGGGTCCTCTTAAGTTTCAAGATCTTCAAGGACATCAGCTGCAGGAGTTGGACATTAGCAGCCTTAGTCTGCAGGCTCTCCCTGAAGAGTTACCCCAGCTCCTACCTAACCTCAGAAAGCTTACAGTAGCAGAAAACCCCTTCAACTGTCTCTGCACCTTAGCATGGTTCCCAAGATGGCTGAGAGCCCAAAGCATCACCCTTGAGAGAACAGAGGAGACACGCTGCCATTTCCCCCCGATCAATGCTGGAAAGGTATTGGAAAGACTGGAGCACAGGGATTTTGGCTGTCCTACCACAACTACAGTCACCACTAGTACTGTAAAAACTACTAATATGCCGCCTGTTCCTGTCACTACCTTCCCAAGTACTACCAGAGCTATTCCAGTCCCCAGGGCTAGTGACAACCCCAGAGACAAAGATGACCATTCTCCCCAGCCTCCTCTCCCTGCGTCCCCCAGTAGCAGCAGCATGGACCCAGATGAGGAGCAGCATTTCTGTCCTTCTCACACCTGTCTGAATGGGGGTACTTGTCGTTTGGACCAGCATGGTCAGGTAGAGTGTACCTGTCCACATGGCACCTTTGGCACGTATTGTGAAGTCAAAAACCATCACCTGCCTTCACCACCTGAAGCTGAATTCCCCACAGCAACTGTAACTGTAGATGCGCCAGACATTTGCTCACATCAAGCGACCGCAACCTCAATCCTTCTGGACCTCCACCGCTACATTGAAATGCGGCCTTACATCCGTGGAATCCGCCTAACCTACCGCAATCTCTCTGGGCCAGACCGCAGGCCAATACAACTCAGCCTGCCAGCATCCTTTCCAGAGTATAGACTCAGGGGCCTGAAGCCCAACTCCACCTACACTGTGTGTGCCAGTCCACTAGGTGCCCCTAGTGGCATAGACAGTGTCTGCACAGAGGCCCAAACGGCCACTGAAAGCACCATGCGCCCTGATGCACAGATTGACAACCAGACATTAACCACTATGCTGGTACCTGCAATTGCCATCTTGCTAGTGCTGGTACTGATAGCAGTAGCAGTGGGTGTGGTATGCTATCTTCGCAGGAAGAGGGCCAAGGGCCACCTGGACCTAGACTGCGAGCCCTCCCAGCTAGAGTTGGACGGAGTCAAGGCAGGCTTGGACAATGGGGCACTGCCTCAAAAAGAGCCCCAGCTTATGATCCCTGAACCTGCGGTTCAGAATGGCAATCTGGAATATGAGGTGTTGCTACTTCAGGATCACTGTACATCAAATAACAATATGTCTTTACACAAGCCCTCCTACTTTTGA
- the vasnb gene encoding vasorin b isoform X2, protein MERERVCTMKVFLTSLMPFLLFLVLPDGTLSNDCPKDCTCSTPESILCFQRRSSTIPKGVPTFTKSLYLFSNGIEGLTTEDFDGLDNLEMLDLSQNKLTELPERVFEPLTSLRNLDLSSNQITHISEECFQGLALLERLYLYSNVIETIHPAAFNGLEHLLELKLQGNQLRSLPALSMPQLLLLDLRFNVLPTLGPSDLQTPNLESLKLGGVGLTSLNKELIGGLKNLHELDISGNQLESFPSVLKETQGLIHLSLAGNPMGPLKFQDLQGHQLQELDISSLSLQALPEELPQLLPNLRKLTVAENPFNCLCTLAWFPRWLRAQSITLERTEETRCHFPPINAGKVLERLEHRDFGCPTTTTVTTSTVKTTNMPPVPVTTFPSTTRAIPVPRASDNPRDKDDHSPQPPLPASPSSSSMDPDEEQHFCPSHTCLNGGTCRLDQHGQVECTCPHGTFGTYCEVKNHHLPSPPEAEFPTATVTVDAPDICSHQATATSILLDLHRYIEMRPYIRGIRLTYRNLSGPDRRPIQLSLPASFPEYRLRGLKPNSTYTVCASPLGAPSGIDSVCTEAQTATESTMRPDAQIDNQTLTTMLVPAIAILLVLVLIAVAVGVVCYLRRKRAKGHLDLDCEPSQLELDGVKAGLDNGALPQKEPQLMIPEPAVQNGNLEYEVLLLQDHCTSNNNMSLHKPSYF, encoded by the coding sequence atggagagagaaagagtctGCACCATGAAGGTTTTTCTCACTTCGCTGATGCCCTTTCTGCTCTTCCTCGTCCTTCCTGATGGCACCTTGTCCAACGACTGCCCGAAGGACTGCACCTGCTCCACGCCAGAGTCCATCTTATGTTTCCAGAGACGCTCCTCTACTATTCCAAAGGGAGTGCCCACATTCACAAAAAGCCTTTACCTCTTTTCCAATGGCATTGAGGGCTTGACAACTGAGGACTTTGATGGTCTAGACAACCTGGAAATGCTGGACCTCAGTCAAAACAAATTGACTGAACTTCCTGAAAGGGTGTTTGAACCTCTGACCTCTTTGAGAAACCTGGACTTGTCATCCAACCAGATCACCCACATTTCAGAGGAATGCTTCCAGGGTTTGGCACTGCTTGAGCGCCTTTATTTGTATAGTAATGTTATTGAGACCATCCACCCTGCAGCCTTTAATGGCTTGGAGCACCTGCTGGAACTCAAACTGCAGGGCAACCAGCTGAGATCCCTGCCTGCTCTCTCAATGCCccaactgctgctgctggacctTCGCTTTAATGTCTTACCCACCTTAGGTCCTTCAGACCTCCAGACCCCAAACCTGGAGTCGCTTAAATTGGGTGGTGTGGGGCTCACCAGTCTGAATAAGGAGCTAATAGGTGGTCTGAAGAACCTCCACGAACTGGACATCTCAGGAAACCAACTTGAGTCCTTCCCCTCAGTGCTAAAGGAGACCCAGGGGCTGATTCACCTCAGCCTGGCTGGGAACCCAATGGGTCCTCTTAAGTTTCAAGATCTTCAAGGACATCAGCTGCAGGAGTTGGACATTAGCAGCCTTAGTCTGCAGGCTCTCCCTGAAGAGTTACCCCAGCTCCTACCTAACCTCAGAAAGCTTACAGTAGCAGAAAACCCCTTCAACTGTCTCTGCACCTTAGCATGGTTCCCAAGATGGCTGAGAGCCCAAAGCATCACCCTTGAGAGAACAGAGGAGACACGCTGCCATTTCCCCCCGATCAATGCTGGAAAGGTATTGGAAAGACTGGAGCACAGGGATTTTGGCTGTCCTACCACAACTACAGTCACCACTAGTACTGTAAAAACTACTAATATGCCGCCTGTTCCTGTCACTACCTTCCCAAGTACTACCAGAGCTATTCCAGTCCCCAGGGCTAGTGACAACCCCAGAGACAAAGATGACCATTCTCCCCAGCCTCCTCTCCCTGCGTCCCCCAGTAGCAGCAGCATGGACCCAGATGAGGAGCAGCATTTCTGTCCTTCTCACACCTGTCTGAATGGGGGTACTTGTCGTTTGGACCAGCATGGTCAGGTAGAGTGTACCTGTCCACATGGCACCTTTGGCACGTATTGTGAAGTCAAAAACCATCACCTGCCTTCACCACCTGAAGCTGAATTCCCCACAGCAACTGTAACTGTAGATGCGCCAGACATTTGCTCACATCAAGCGACCGCAACCTCAATCCTTCTGGACCTCCACCGCTACATTGAAATGCGGCCTTACATCCGTGGAATCCGCCTAACCTACCGCAATCTCTCTGGGCCAGACCGCAGGCCAATACAACTCAGCCTGCCAGCATCCTTTCCAGAGTATAGACTCAGGGGCCTGAAGCCCAACTCCACCTACACTGTGTGTGCCAGTCCACTAGGTGCCCCTAGTGGCATAGACAGTGTCTGCACAGAGGCCCAAACGGCCACTGAAAGCACCATGCGCCCTGATGCACAGATTGACAACCAGACATTAACCACTATGCTGGTACCTGCAATTGCCATCTTGCTAGTGCTGGTACTGATAGCAGTAGCAGTGGGTGTGGTATGCTATCTTCGCAGGAAGAGGGCCAAGGGCCACCTGGACCTAGACTGCGAGCCCTCCCAGCTAGAGTTGGACGGAGTCAAGGCAGGCTTGGACAATGGGGCACTGCCTCAAAAAGAGCCCCAGCTTATGATCCCTGAACCTGCGGTTCAGAATGGCAATCTGGAATATGAGGTGTTGCTACTTCAGGATCACTGTACATCAAATAACAATATGTCTTTACACAAGCCCTCCTACTTTTGA